In Panthera tigris isolate Pti1 chromosome B1, P.tigris_Pti1_mat1.1, whole genome shotgun sequence, the sequence gttcagtgatttttattattatattattgaatAGATTAGTAAATGGAATACAGGGAATGACATAAAGAGATGTAATATGATTGATAGAAAGTCTAATAGTGCTTTCTAAATGAAAATCTTATTTGACAAGTTTTATCTTTCCTTGTCATTGCCAAGATATCATATCAAATTATATCCTTTTGCTTTCCCAGTATAGTGTgacatgattcttttttaaactgttcATTTCAAACTGTTTGAGAACAGGCAAATACTAGATGTGTGTCTTACCAAATAAAAGAGACAATTAAGCACCTGATAGACCTCTTTTAACTGTATTATTAGATATATTTCTATAGTCAGGGTCTGAAGGCATACTTAGATATATGTGATAGAGCTTTTGGAATTTTCATCAGTGAGCCAGCAAGTTTTCAAAAACATCATAGATCAGTACTATTAGTTTTGTCGATTATGTTTCAAAGGTGACAGTCATAAATCAAAAATGGAGAGCTTCCTCTTTCCagcataaaattatataaacatcTAAACCAAAAGTTTGAAAAGCAACAAGGATGGCAAAtataatcaacttttttttttttttttcctccaatacaTGTTAGGAAGAAAACAGACCCAGaatctaagaaaaagaaactaatctTGCTTGTGTATTTACTCTTGGCCAACCTCTGTGGGAAGCTCTGATTGTTTAATTCTTCCAAGAACTCTTGATggtgtattattattactaccaGAGGATTAGACAGACTCagggaagttaaataatttgttcagggtcacacagctaacaacTGGTCTTAAACAGTTCCAAGGTATTAGAATACTTTAACTCTACCAACTTTTTTTCTGGTAAAACTTTAGCTCTTATCTAATTTCCCAAGGTACACAGTAGAGTAATTACTTAGGCTTGTTATGGACATGTGGTGTCAAGCAGGACCAGGAACTCCTCCTACAAAACATCTCACGACAAATGCTAGGAGGAATGAGAGTAATGTTATCTTAATCTACAAAAAGATTGTGAGATTTGTATTATTCTTTTGACGATGGGGAAGATATGACATGCTCAGATGgaagtgaatatttatttctctacctattcttttgcattttacatgctctaataaaatgcaaataaccaagaatttaaaaaacaaaaacaaaaacaactccacatctgcagggcacctgggtggctcagtctgttaagcatccgactcttgatttcagctcacgatctcagtttgtgagcctgagccccgcggctgtgctgacagcgcagagcttgcttgagattgtctctctctctctctctctctctgtctgccactgccccctctcaaaataaataaataaaacatttaaaaaacccctcCACATCGGATTATAAGAAATTTTAGGACTTTAATTTTGTGTTTCAGTATCAAAAAAGACACTATTCATGCAATGGAGAGACGTTTGAGCCTTGTAGTTGAGTCTTACATTCCCCTGCCTCTTAGTAACAAGGGAAACATTACATATTTGGAATTGTaaagcttcattttctttaaagcaaaagTAATCAAAATAAATGGCATAATAAAACTCCTATTAGAAATGACAGGATGTATTGCAAATGTCAGCTGGTATCTTTTCTCTAGTTTAGCAATTTTCAGCCAACTTGGGCTGAAGTGGTGAAAGGAACATTGGGGGCAGAACATACACAACAGAATGGAAATAACCAAGATTCTCCTCCGGGAGTTAGGAGCCCTTTGCCCTCATGCCTAACATCACTCAGAATTCCTCCAGAAGCAGAGCCATCTCTTCCCTTTGTCAACAAAGGCTACCATTTAGAAGGTGGATGGACTTCAAGGAACATTCAATGCTTCTTCTCTGGGTATCTGAGATGTCATTTTAGAGGCTCTAAACTTCTTCATGACTACTTATTCATGACCTTGTAAAATTCTAGAAGACAGAGAAAGTTCAATCAAATCATCATTAGATGACAACTAACAGACGTTTATCATTTTTCTCCCCTAATACAAACTGTTTGACAAATAGCAAATGACAGGAaagcagtgtctttttttttttttgttttgttttgttttgttttgttttatttgtacatTCTTTTCAGGGCTACCAAATAAGGACATTTTGAACTGCTGAAGCTAATCAAAAGTGCAagatttctttcctattttgtacTTTTTGCAAATGAGTTTGGAAACACAGGAGTATATCCTAAGGAGAAATCAAAAGCCCAGGGCTATCAAGTAGGTATATATAACTTCTCAGGAATGGATTGGTAAGCTGAAAATGAAATGGTGCTTGATGAGAGTGATATcacaagtgaaaaaaagccaTCCTCCATGAAAGAATTCCAAGACCTGATCATAGAAACACACTCTTTATGAGtacaatatatattaatttacaaCCTATTCTAAATACTTCAGTGCGGTAATCTGAAGCTGGTTTGACAAGGATTAACTCGGTTCAAACTCATTgtcagaaagaaaagatagatttttaaatttatttttccttgttaaGTGTTCGGGACAAGTATCCTCTACGTTAAGGTAATCAAGTCCATGGCCCTTAGAGATTTTGGGGATAGACTTATCaaatccacaaagaaaactctCCTAGAACTAATGGAATGAGATTACCTTTGAATTCTCACCCCAACTTTGAATAGTCACTAattcctttctttgctcttttggtGTTTGCAAAGGGGTTCGCTAAAGCCTGCATTGATATAATTATTGGCTCAGCTTGTTAGAGATCCAGGCCAGATGGCTATGGGTTTCTAAAGTCCTAGTTGCTTGTGGTAGTCTTCCTAGTTTGCCTATAGGGTTTGGGGATCAGCAATTTGAAAGGGCTACAACCTTGTAAAACAGTATTATTCATGGGGGCAGAATGTTCATCAGCGTGACCCAGTGCTAAATACATTCATTATAGGCATTCCTATTCTGCACAATTTGCCACACAGCGCTGGTttctggagggggaaaaaagacaatggcttataaaatgcttttgaatGCCTAAAAAGAAGGAGAGTTCACGCTGGGAgtcctctgctttctttcttggaAGGAACCTTCTTAGTGACTTTAGCTGAGCTCTGCTGAGAGTAAGCAAagtggaaaaatcagaaaattacctttttttatatgtttctggggGGCAAAATAGagagtaggagaaaataaatggaaaaaagtgaCAGTGAGATTATGCGAAACAGCAAATATGCAAGTGGATGAAGACAGCCGAGGAATAATGcaagaggcacacacacacacacacacacacacacacacacaaagaagaagaagaagaagaagaagaagaaagaaagaaaaaagcagcaaTAGAGCCATGatgataaacttaaaagaaattgtgGAGCAGAAAGAATATCataaataatcatattttcaaataagaatacCCTATCAGTTTCTGTGACCCGGATAAAGCACAAGCCTCCCATGACATTTCCCAGCATTCTGATGCACACACAATGCAATTTTCAGCTCAGGCATTTTATTCTTCAATGTAAACAAGCTTTGGGTTCTTAAAATACATATCTGAAAAGTGCTTTCATAAATaatgcatatattataaaaatttgacTTATAAACTACAGGGTCCAGGTCCCTCCCAGTCTACATTGTGAAGGCTCACCATGTATAGAGAAAATCTTTTGGTAGAAACTGGCATGCTAaagcatgaaatgtcttttacTGAAGGCAAATAGGATTTTTTGAAgtacaagacaaagaaatatcaTAGCCAATTTTGCCCCAActcaaagaaaaaagtgatagaTGGTAGAACTATATCGGTAATTAGTTTCAAATCCTAAGGTGTTCCTTTAAATCTTGCTAATTAAGAGAATTCAAGAGTGGAAAATAGCCCTTTTCTTATCttcaaagaataaagatgaaagaaaaccagaaaatgaaaCCTCCTTACTTGTTCTGTTCTTTAAAACAGAGCCCCAAGAAAATCTGCCTGTGCTCACAGGAGAAAGACCCAAGCATttacagagggggaggggaagggggcgggcTGAGAAGCATAATTAGAAgcaagttttcaaattttattaaattccttCACCAACAAAATGCACTTAGAGGTATTTCAAGTTAAACCAGTACTTAAAGACTATGAAAAGCAAGATGATTACATGTTTGCGGAAGAAGAAAGGGCAATTAAGAAAACCAGAACAATTTAAGATGCCAACTAAATAAAGGCGACCAGAAGTTGatttaaagtttttcttctgtaatttgcTCCCCTTTGTCGTGGCACGCTCAGAGAAAGTGAATGCAGTagactgggaggaggaggggggcgtggggaggaggaagggaggagcgGAGCGAAGGAGCGgctcccatcctcctcccccagcccccaaccgGCCCTCCTCCCGGCTCTCCCAgccgcgccccccccaccccccgcccgccccaaGCCCCCGCCTTCCTCCTCgccgctcgctctccctctccaccctccacTCTCGGCGACCGCCCTCGCTTTGGGGACACCATCAGCTTTTGATTTGGAAGCACGCTGATTGGCTGGAAGCGATTCAACACACGCCGCGCAAGAGAGCTTTGTCTGAGTTGGAGTGAAGTTGTACAGATTTTAGACTGGAGTCAGCAATCACGGGTGTTTAGTCTGCAGCCGCgcggagaaagggagagagcatcGCTGGAGAAAGATTCACTGCAGCCTCTGCCGGCACCCTGCAATCGATGGATTCCGACAACACAAGGAGGGAAGCGCGGAGGTGACCCTCTTCTGCCTGCGGAGAGGACAAATGCAAGGCTCGGACTCCGCGCCGACAAGAGCTGCGAGTCGTGACACGGTGTGTATAAACCAAAAGTTTGCGAGCTGTTAATTGCTGTGCTGTGTTATTAAGAGACGCTTTCAAGTGGCAAGTACCAAACGTAGCTTAGCTTTAAGTTGCCAAAGGAAGTTGAGGGGAATTGCTTTGCTGTTTTAACTTGGTCTGTGTGAGGAGTCTCCCAAACTGACCGAGGTGCCAAATGAATGCTAAAATGCACTTTAGATTTGTTTTTGCACTCCTGACGGTGTCTTTCAACTGCGATGTGCTGGGCAAGAATTTGAAATACAGGATTTATGAGGAGCAGAGGGTTGGATCAGTGATTGCAAGACTATCAGAGGATGTGGCTGATGTTTTAGTTAAGCTACCTAATCCTTCCACCGTTCGTTTCCGAGCCATGCAAAGGGGGAATTCTCCTCTCCTTGTAGTAAATGAGGATAACGGAGAAATCAGCATAGGGGCTAAAATCGACCGCGAACAACTGTGCCAGAAAAACTTGAACTGCTCCATAGAGTTTGATGTGATCACTCTACCCACCGAGCATCTGCAGCTTTTCCATATTGAAGTCGAAGTGCTGGATATCAATGACAATGCTCCCCAGTTCTCAAGATCTGTCATACCTATTGAGATATCCGAGAGCGCGGCCGTGGGGACGCGCATCCCCCTGGACAGTGCATTTGATCCAGATGTTGGGGAAAATTCCCTCCAcacctactctctctctgccaatgATTTTTTCAGTATTGAGGTTCGCACCAGGACCGATGGAGCCAAGTATGCAGAACTCATAGTGGTCAGAGAGCTGGATCGCGAGCTGAAGTCAAGCTATGAGCTTCAGCTCACTGCCTCAGACATGGGGGTGCCTCAGAGGTCTGGCTCATCCATACTAAAAATAAGCATTTCCGACTCCAACGACAACAGCCCTGCTTTTGAGCAGCAGTCTTATGTAATACAACTCTTAGAAAACTCCCCCGTTGGCACTTTGCTCCTTGACCTGAATGCCACAGATCCAGATGAGGGCGCTAATGGGAAAATTGTATATTCCTTCAGCAGTCATGTGTCTCCCAAAATTATAGAGACTTTTAAAATTGACTCAGAAAAAGGACATTTGACTCTTTTCAAGCAAGTGGATTATGAAATCACCAAATCCTATGAGATTGATGTTCAGGCTCAAGATTTGGGCCCAAATTCAATCCCAGCTCACTGCAAAATTATAATCAAGGTTGTGGATGTTAATGACAATAAACCTGAAATCAACATAAACCTCATGTCccctggaaaagaagaaatatcttatATTTTTGAGGGGGATCCCATTGACACATTTGTTGCTTTGGTCAGGGTTCAGGACAAGGATTCTGGGCTGAATGGAGAAATAGTTTGTAAGCTTCACGGACATGGTCACTTTAAACTTCAGAAGACTtatgaaaacaattatttaatcTTGACAAATGCCACACTGGATAGAGAAAAGAGATCTGAATACAGTTTGACTGTAATCGCTGAGGACAAGGGGACACCCAGTCTTTCTTCAGTAAAACATTTTACTGTTCAGATCAATGATATAAATGACAATCCACCCCACTTCCAGAGAAGTCGATATGAATTTGCAATCTCAGAGAATAACTCGCCAGGGGCATATATCACCACCGTTACGGCCACAGATCCTGATCTTGGAGAAAATGGGCAAGTTACATATACCATTTTGGAGAGTTTTATCCTGGGCAGTTCCATAACTACCTATGTCACCATTGACCCATCTAATGGAGCCATCTATGCCCTCAGAATCTTTGATCATGAGGAAGTGAGTCAGATCACTTTCGTGGTTGAAGCAAGAGACGGAGGAAGTCCAAAGCAACTAGTAAGCAATACCACAGTTGTGCTCACCATCATTGATGAAAATGACAACGTCCCTGTGGTTATTGGGCCTGCTCTGCGCAATAATACTGCAGAAATCTCCATCCCCAAAGGGGCTGAAAGTGGCTTTCATGTCACAAGAATAAGGGCAATTGACAGAGACTCTGGTGTGAATGCTGAACTCAGCTGCTCCATAATAGCAGGCAATGAGGAGAATATCTTTTTAATTGATCCACGATCATGTGACATCCATACCAACGTAAGCATGGAATCTGTTTCCTACACCGAGTGGGAGCTCTCAGTCATCATCCAGGACAAAGGCAATCCCCAGCTGCATACCAAAGTCCTTCTGAAGTGTACGATCTTTGAATATGCAGAGTCAGTGACAAGTACAGCAATGACCTCAGTCAGCCAGGCATCTTTGGATGTCTCCATGgttataattatttccttaggagcAATTTGTGCAGTGTTGTTGGTTATCATGGTGCTGTTTGCAACGAGGTGTAACCGAGAAAAGAAAGACACTAGATCCTACAACTGCAGGGTAGCAGAATCCACTTACCAGCACCACCCAAAAAGGCCATCCAGGCAGATTCACAAAGGGGACATCACATTGGTGCCTACGATGAATGGCACTCTGCCCATCAGATCTCATCACAGATCGTCTCCATCCTCATCCCCCACCTTGGAAAGAGGGCAGATGGGCAGCCGGCAGAGTCACCACAGTCACCAGTCCCTCAACAGTTTGGTGACAATCTCATCCAACCACGTGCCAGAGAATTTCTCACTAGAACTCACCCATGCCACTCCTGCCGTTGAGGTAAGATCGCACTCTGTACCAACTCACTGACACGGTCAGCTGCTAGTGTGCAGAGGTTGTGTATGTGCTAGTTCTTAAGTGTCTCCTTTAAGCAGTAAACAATACTAACAATATCCGAATTAAATGGGATACAAGGTACATCACCTGTATGTAGCAAGTATGCATAGTTTAGCatgctgttctgtttttcttaaagaatggGCTTGCATGTATGATGCAtagtattgaaaaataaatgtgaatctCCCAAATGACTATCTAATTAGAATACCCTTCCTTCCCAGATTAAGATACTGGAAGCCACAAATAAAGGGACTTGTTTCATTCTCACAGTTGTGGCttctactcagaaaaaaaaaaaaaaaaaaaaaaaaaaaaagataacaacaaCAGCACCAGCAAAAACCCGAGGCCTCCAGAATCCCATCTGAATGCATGTTGTATTTGTTcaacttttgaattttttctgaCCTTATTTTAACTGCATGTGCTAGATTGTTGCATCTTACaatattttccatgtatttttataatggatCTCTTTAACCTGAActaaaacataaaggaactcagtctattatttataaaggagttctctttcaaaaaaaaaaaaaaaaaaaaaaaaaaaaaaaagcagtgtatGAGATCATTCAAGCCTCTCCGGGATGTATTCAGTTGTGTGTGGTGCCTGGCTGCATCATCTGCCA encodes:
- the PCDH18 gene encoding protocadherin-18 isoform X2, translated to MNAKMHFRFVFALLTVSFNCDVLGKNLKYRIYEEQRVGSVIARLSEDVADVLVKLPNPSTVRFRAMQRGNSPLLVVNEDNGEISIGAKIDREQLCQKNLNCSIEFDVITLPTEHLQLFHIEVEVLDINDNAPQFSRSVIPIEISESAAVGTRIPLDSAFDPDVGENSLHTYSLSANDFFSIEVRTRTDGAKYAELIVVRELDRELKSSYELQLTASDMGVPQRSGSSILKISISDSNDNSPAFEQQSYVIQLLENSPVGTLLLDLNATDPDEGANGKIVYSFSSHVSPKIIETFKIDSEKGHLTLFKQVDYEITKSYEIDVQAQDLGPNSIPAHCKIIIKVVDVNDNKPEININLMSPGKEEISYIFEGDPIDTFVALVRVQDKDSGLNGEIVCKLHGHGHFKLQKTYENNYLILTNATLDREKRSEYSLTVIAEDKGTPSLSSVKHFTVQINDINDNPPHFQRSRYEFAISENNSPGAYITTVTATDPDLGENGQVTYTILESFILGSSITTYVTIDPSNGAIYALRIFDHEEVSQITFVVEARDGGSPKQLVSNTTVVLTIIDENDNVPVVIGPALRNNTAEISIPKGAESGFHVTRIRAIDRDSGVNAELSCSIIAGNEENIFLIDPRSCDIHTNVSMESVSYTEWELSVIIQDKGNPQLHTKVLLKCTIFEYAESVTSTAMTSVSQASLDVSMVIIISLGAICAVLLVIMVLFATRCNREKKDTRSYNCRVAESTYQHHPKRPSRQIHKGDITLVPTMNGTLPIRSHHRSSPSSSPTLERGQMGSRQSHHSHQSLNSLVTISSNHVPENFSLELTHATPAVEVSQLLSMLHQGQYQPRPSFRGNKYSRSYRYALQDMDKFSLKDSGRGDSEAGDSDYDLGRDSPIDRLLGEGFSDLFLTDGRIPAAMRLCTEECRVLGHSDQCWMPPLPSPSSDYRSNMFIPGEEFPAQPQQQQHPHQSLEDDAQSADSGEKKKSFSTFGKDSPNEEDSGDTSTSSLLSEMSSVFQRLLPPSLDTCSECPEVDRSNSLERRKAPLPAKTAGYPQGVAAWAASTHFQNPANNSGPPLGTHSSVQPSSKWLPAMEEIPENYEEDDFDNVLNHLNDGKHELMDASELVAEINKLLQDVRQS
- the PCDH18 gene encoding protocadherin-18 isoform X1, which gives rise to MNAKMHFRFVFALLTVSFNCDVLGKNLKYRIYEEQRVGSVIARLSEDVADVLVKLPNPSTVRFRAMQRGNSPLLVVNEDNGEISIGAKIDREQLCQKNLNCSIEFDVITLPTEHLQLFHIEVEVLDINDNAPQFSRSVIPIEISESAAVGTRIPLDSAFDPDVGENSLHTYSLSANDFFSIEVRTRTDGAKYAELIVVRELDRELKSSYELQLTASDMGVPQRSGSSILKISISDSNDNSPAFEQQSYVIQLLENSPVGTLLLDLNATDPDEGANGKIVYSFSSHVSPKIIETFKIDSEKGHLTLFKQVDYEITKSYEIDVQAQDLGPNSIPAHCKIIIKVVDVNDNKPEININLMSPGKEEISYIFEGDPIDTFVALVRVQDKDSGLNGEIVCKLHGHGHFKLQKTYENNYLILTNATLDREKRSEYSLTVIAEDKGTPSLSSVKHFTVQINDINDNPPHFQRSRYEFAISENNSPGAYITTVTATDPDLGENGQVTYTILESFILGSSITTYVTIDPSNGAIYALRIFDHEEVSQITFVVEARDGGSPKQLVSNTTVVLTIIDENDNVPVVIGPALRNNTAEISIPKGAESGFHVTRIRAIDRDSGVNAELSCSIIAGNEENIFLIDPRSCDIHTNVSMESVSYTEWELSVIIQDKGNPQLHTKVLLKCTIFEYAESVTSTAMTSVSQASLDVSMVIIISLGAICAVLLVIMVLFATRCNREKKDTRSYNCRVAESTYQHHPKRPSRQIHKGDITLVPTMNGTLPIRSHHRSSPSSSPTLERGQMGSRQSHHSHQSLNSLVTISSNHVPENFSLELTHATPAVEQVSQLLSMLHQGQYQPRPSFRGNKYSRSYRYALQDMDKFSLKDSGRGDSEAGDSDYDLGRDSPIDRLLGEGFSDLFLTDGRIPAAMRLCTEECRVLGHSDQCWMPPLPSPSSDYRSNMFIPGEEFPAQPQQQQHPHQSLEDDAQSADSGEKKKSFSTFGKDSPNEEDSGDTSTSSLLSEMSSVFQRLLPPSLDTCSECPEVDRSNSLERRKAPLPAKTAGYPQGVAAWAASTHFQNPANNSGPPLGTHSSVQPSSKWLPAMEEIPENYEEDDFDNVLNHLNDGKHELMDASELVAEINKLLQDVRQS